In Nitratireductor sp. GISD-1A_MAKvit, a genomic segment contains:
- a CDS encoding extracellular solute-binding protein yields MKPVARFAAALAGSVFAAGLYAGAANAEVTVLGWPGGPEETALRAAADAYNAKDDVSEENKVELLFFNRDGFWDKLQADLAAGSDAFDLNLLATYSIGRYAPFMEPVELSDEAQALYGDAVLSTMQFDGKQYGVPTDLSLHFMYYRTDLIDALMSDDDAKARYAEISKEHLGTAMEPKNPDEWTWDDYAATALYFTKAVNPDSPTRYGTVLQMKNLLFNIMVWQSTARSYGGDWMDADGKITVDSEAFRKGLELYKKLYDAGATPRDSLSYEFAEANAAYAAGQVAAMVQWNAAAGDLTSAEKSPAVGEVTATIAPPAGPEARATHIHGLGLGLNKSAGNKEGAKAFLKWLSTEEAALIYARAGGAPALSADAVSAVADERPDLVQLGEYAGAYGYVMNGGASANALAIYELQAKEFTGYWSGQQDLDTALANVEKGMADLLK; encoded by the coding sequence ATGAAACCTGTTGCACGATTTGCAGCCGCTCTCGCGGGCAGCGTCTTCGCCGCCGGCCTTTATGCCGGTGCGGCCAATGCGGAAGTGACCGTGCTTGGCTGGCCGGGCGGCCCGGAAGAAACGGCCCTGCGGGCTGCCGCCGATGCCTATAACGCCAAGGACGATGTGAGTGAGGAGAACAAGGTCGAGCTTCTGTTCTTCAACCGCGACGGTTTCTGGGACAAGCTGCAGGCGGATCTGGCCGCAGGCTCGGACGCATTTGACCTGAACCTGCTCGCCACTTATTCGATCGGCCGCTACGCGCCCTTCATGGAACCGGTGGAGCTTTCCGATGAAGCGCAGGCGCTTTATGGCGATGCGGTGCTTTCCACCATGCAGTTCGATGGCAAACAGTATGGCGTGCCAACCGACCTTTCGCTGCATTTCATGTATTACCGCACGGATCTGATCGACGCGCTGATGAGCGACGACGATGCCAAGGCGCGCTATGCGGAAATCAGCAAGGAGCATCTGGGCACGGCGATGGAGCCGAAAAACCCGGATGAATGGACCTGGGACGACTATGCCGCCACCGCGCTCTATTTCACCAAGGCGGTGAACCCCGACAGCCCGACGCGCTATGGCACGGTGCTGCAGATGAAGAACCTGCTCTTCAACATCATGGTGTGGCAGTCCACCGCGCGCTCTTATGGCGGCGACTGGATGGATGCCGATGGCAAGATCACGGTGGACTCGGAGGCCTTCCGCAAGGGGCTCGAGCTCTACAAGAAGCTCTATGATGCCGGTGCGACGCCGCGCGATTCGCTTTCCTACGAATTTGCCGAAGCCAATGCCGCCTATGCGGCGGGCCAGGTGGCGGCCATGGTACAGTGGAACGCGGCAGCGGGAGACCTCACCAGTGCGGAAAAATCTCCCGCCGTGGGTGAGGTGACGGCGACGATTGCGCCGCCCGCCGGTCCGGAGGCCCGTGCCACGCACATCCATGGCCTGGGGCTTGGCCTCAACAAGAGTGCCGGAAACAAGGAGGGCGCAAAGGCGTTCCTGAAATGGCTCTCGACCGAGGAAGCGGCCCTGATCTATGCGCGCGCGGGCGGAGCGCCGGCGCTTTCGGCGGACGCGGTTTCGGCGGTTGCCGACGAGCGGCCCGATCTGGTGCAGCTTGGTGAATATGCCGGTGCCTATGGCTATGTCATGAATGGCGGGGCTTCGGCCAACGCGCTTGCAATCTACGAATTGCAGGCGAAGGAGTTCACCGGCTACTGGTCGGGCCAGCAGGATCTCGATACCGCACTTGCCAATGTCGAGAAGGGCATGGCGGATCTTCTGAAATAG
- a CDS encoding carbohydrate ABC transporter permease, whose product METTHRLEWTLLATPLMAFLLVCLGFPAIVNLIYSVSEISFETLRSPEISGFGNFAAVLTDSGFWQANWFSLRFGLLTAMLECLIGLGLAVFLAPLFRDRSWPIAILMLPLMVAPALMGLMYRLVLHEFAGPVPHYLWAWFGNSPAFLGPNSAFWTLIVVETLQWTPFAFLLFHMAYQAIPKELQEAASIDGVMGLARFWRIELPLMLPTLAAALLIRFIDGFRVFDNVYVLTGSGAGGSTTSLSIYIYEAFFKQAAIGKAVAASVILFAASFAVLYALNRLARRRRR is encoded by the coding sequence ATGGAAACGACCCATCGCCTTGAATGGACGCTGCTTGCGACGCCGCTGATGGCGTTTCTGCTGGTGTGTCTCGGCTTCCCGGCCATCGTGAACCTGATCTATTCCGTGTCGGAGATCAGTTTCGAGACGCTGCGGAGCCCCGAGATTTCCGGCTTTGGCAATTTCGCTGCCGTTTTGACGGACAGCGGCTTCTGGCAAGCCAACTGGTTTTCGCTGCGCTTTGGTCTTCTGACCGCCATGCTCGAATGCCTGATCGGGCTGGGGCTTGCCGTCTTCCTTGCGCCGCTTTTCAGGGACCGTAGCTGGCCGATTGCCATTTTGATGCTGCCGCTGATGGTGGCGCCCGCGCTGATGGGACTGATGTATCGGCTCGTGCTGCATGAATTCGCCGGGCCGGTGCCGCATTATCTGTGGGCATGGTTCGGCAACAGCCCTGCGTTTCTCGGACCGAACTCGGCGTTCTGGACGCTGATTGTGGTCGAGACGCTGCAATGGACGCCATTTGCCTTTCTGCTTTTTCACATGGCCTATCAGGCGATCCCGAAAGAGCTGCAGGAGGCGGCATCCATCGACGGGGTGATGGGCCTTGCCCGCTTCTGGCGCATCGAACTGCCCCTGATGCTGCCGACGCTAGCAGCCGCGCTCCTAATCCGCTTCATCGACGGGTTCCGCGTGTTCGACAATGTCTATGTGCTGACCGGAAGCGGGGCAGGGGGCTCCACCACGTCGCTCTCGATCTACATCTATGAAGCCTTCTTCAAGCAGGCGGCCATTGGCAAGGCGGTGGCGGCATCGGTGATCCTGTTCGCCGCGTCCTTTGCCGTGCTTTAC